The region GAACTAAAAGTCATAAGttaaggtaaaaggtgaaatatttaaggggaagctgAGAGGGAACTTCTCAGGGTAGCgcaagtgtagaatgagctgccagaggaagtggtggatgcagagtagaatcaaattcaggtttaatatcattgacatctgtgcagtgaaatttgttgttttgcagcagcagtaccttgcaatacataatttaaagaagaaaactttacattacaataagaaatatacatataaaattaaactaaataagtaatgtaaaaagagagcagaaataattgtgaggtagtgtacatgggttcagtGTTAATTCAGttgcggtaatgcaccattaagctgggtgccaaccgctgtgaaacaagacggagaagaagagaagtgtcaattcagaaatctaatggtggagaggaagaggtTTTTTctgaaaatgttgagtgtgtgtcttcaggctcctgtaccaccatcttgatggtagcaataagaggagagcatgtcctgggtgatggtggtacttaatgatggatgccatctttttgaggcatcatctattgaagatgtcctcagtgctggggaggctagtgtccatgatggatctggctgagtttacaactttatgcagctttttctgatcctgtgcagtggcccctccattgaaatgatttcaacatttaagagaagtttagataaatacacggatggaaggggtatggaaagctatggtccaggtgtgggctGTTGGGACAAGGTAGAACaacagttcagcatagactagatgggccaaagggtctgtttctgtgctgtagcactctgactcctctccagtcttgatgaaggcccAATACATCGattattcattcctctccatcaatgctgcctgccGTGGTAATTTCCTCCTTGCGTTTACAAAAGGCCAGAGAATTTGGCGGTATGACgtggaggggagagtgtgttgAGGAGGGCTGGAATGGGCACAGTGACATGGTAATTGGTAAAGTATTCTAAATACGGTATATGTATTAAGAACCTACTTAATTGTATCTTGCCGGCCAAGTGAGAAAGGAAGTAATATTGGATCTGGTTTTGGGAGTAAATGAAGTGTGTTATGGTGAGAGAACACCTGAGTAATTATAATTATAATCTTGTTATGTTTAAACTAATTGTAGAGTCTCATAGGCACCCAGTACAGCACCACAGCTTTTGGCTCACCATGTCTATACAGACTTCAGGAACCTATCCATACTATAATACAATATCCTGGCAATTCAAGTGCTCGTCCAGATGCTGTTTTAAATGCTATGGGAGTAGCTACTTCCAGTACTTTCTCAGAGAGTGTGTTTCACATTTTAACTACCCTTTTGAGTGGGGGGGAAAAATTCTCCTTCACTTCCTCTAAAAACCTCTCACCATAAACCTTTACGCTCCGGTCATAGACACAGAGCAAGTGGGTGAAGACCAGAAAAGTGACAACATTGAAGAAGTGTTTCAAAGAGCAGagcagagagggaaatggaattaaTGCAAGCAAGTGGGATGATTATGGACAGACATGATGTTTGGTATTGACTTGATGGGGTTCTTTCTCTGCGGTTCAACTCCATGACTTGATGAGCTACCCTTTCTGTGCCCCTCATAAATATTGTCCACCTCTATTTGGTCCCTGTCAGCCTCCTCTACTTAAAGAAAACAAAGCATGCCTTTCCGGTATCTCATTATATCTGAAACACACTACTCCAGGCAGTGtgggaatctcctctgcacctgctcCAGTGCAATTACACCCTCCCTAAAGTGTGATGACAGTAACTGCACGCAGTTCTCCAGTTCTGGTTTAACAAACATTTTATGAAGTTGCTCTAAGATgctcctgcttttatattctatgccccAGCTGATTAAGTTAAGTGTCCCGTGTGCATTCTGCATTGCCTTATCTACAGTGCTGTCACTTTCAGGGACCTTTGGATTTGCACATCAAGGCCCTTCTGTTTCAGTGCACCCTAGGGACTTTCTCTTCATTGTGTATGTTCTACACGTAGTACGCTCTGGAGTGTgtcacttcacatttatcagaattcaattccatctgccattgctctGCACAACATAAAAGCTGAGCGATATTCAGCAGCCGGCTGGTGGTAGTGCTCCTTGCACGTTTTCCATCTGTGCGGGGTTgggcatcaagctagcaacttggcctcattaaAAAGAATGGACAAagtgctaaagaaacggcaaaaTTGCTGCCCAAAACAACACAAGGTGTGGAGAGGAAGAATATTCTGTAGCCTGAAACCACTCACCTATCACCAACACTGCCACTTTGTGTATTCTGCAGGTACAGAATCATACCTCCTACATTCACACccaagtcattaatgtatataaCAAACAGCAAAGGTACCAACACTACCCTCCATCGTACATTGCTGGTCTCTCTGACCGAGGTTCAAGTCATCGAGTCCATTCCAAAATGAAGGTGGTGATATGGTACGTTACAGAGATGGAAAAATTGCTCTGATTCCTGAGGTTTACCTGGTCCTGGGGCAGAAAGTTTGTAGCAGTACAGTAAAACATTGATAATCCTCTGTCTGACCTGTCAGACACCCCAAAGGTTCAGCATCAGTCCCAGTAGGTGAAGCTTGCATGAACTCATGATTCTGTCTGTCAACACAGCCCAGGCATTGACTAAATCATGACTCCTCTGCATGCTTTGAGAGAACCAGACTTTTCAAAGAATCCAAATTCTGTAGGCTAGGAGAGACAgaacagctctctctctctctctctctctctctctcattgaaAGAGTCAACACCTCTGGCCATCTAGGGTCTTTCTTTATCCAAAGTGCTGGCATCCACACTCCTGTTATAAAATAGAGGCTCTGTATGTCTCAGTTTTGTCTAGAAATTTTATACTGACATACTGGAACTGCTTGTCCACACAACACATGGGGACACATCAGTCCTgctgtcttggcctgaaacgtcgactatacttctttccatagattctgcctggcctgctgagtttctccagcattttgtgtgtgttgctcgggtttccatcatctgcagattttctcttgtttgtgacatggGGATGGCTTGGTTCAACTGCAGGAAGAAGTTCTTCATTTACCTCCTCACTTGAAATCTGTACTTTAgacgatagacaataggtgcaggagtaggccattcggcccttcgagccagcaccaccactcactgtgatcatggctgatcatccacaatcagtatccatttcctgccttatccccataacctttgattccgctatctttaagagctctagccatctccttcttgaaagcatccagagacttggcctccacagccttctggagcagtgcattccatatatccaccactctctgggtgaaaaagtttttcctcaactccgttctaaatggcctacccctaattcttaaactgtggcctctggttctggactcacccatcagcgggaacatgcttcctgcctccagcatgtccaatcccttaataatcttatatgtttcaataagatcccctttcagccttctaaattccagagcatacaagcccagtcgctccaacctttcgacatatgacagtcccaccatcccgggaattaaccttgtgaacctacgctgcactccctcaatagcaagaatgttcttcctcaaatttggagaccaaaactgcacacagtactccaggtgtggtctcaccagggccctgtacagctgcggaaggacctctttgctcttatacacaattccccttgttatgaaggccagcatgtcattAGCTTAAATTAATTGAAATTGTACTGCAAAGGAGCATTTGGCATGGTATTGAGAACCTCAGATCCATGCATAAGTGGTGGAAGGACTGGAAAGTCTGTCAAAGGGGTTTTCCCTCAATAGTAACGATCAGTTAAGCACCGAGAGGATCTGTAGGTACTAACAAGTACTTTTATTGGCTTGGTTCACAAGCACGTGAATCTACACAACTGAATACCTGCGTGCCCACCCACTAAGTTTTCCTGACCCTCAATGAACAATCAAAGAGAAAAGATATATAATATATAGATATATGTATGTTCAGGTGCCTTGCCATTCGGCATGGGCGATCATGTCTTTCCATCTATCATGGTCCCTGACCCtctgaattgtagttgttgcctcccctgtttctaaccatgatgttattccatctgtcattttcattctctgtctgtctctgcttctttttccatccagctttccagttgtgactaaatgttctaatgtctctcttcatatgatgtgtccaaagaatttaattgctgttttctgatttttttaagtaatgtacattttgttttcgttctctgtataacttcttcgttggttatcctgttcatatatgatatgcatagcattcttctgaggaaccacatctctgctgcattgatccTTTTTTCCATTGCacttgtgatggtccatgactcgcagccatacatcaatataggaagaatgtagcagctgagagttctaaggcaGATGTCAATTGCTGttttcttgttcgttaggatgtttctcatctctgtaaatgctgttcttgccattgctattcttgcttttatgtctgtttcgcatttgccatcagatgttacccatgatccaaggtacttggagttgtgaacttgtttcaggatttcatttcccaatacgatcctacagtttgggatatcaggtttctttAATATTACCATTacctcagttttctttttgtttaaggtcAGGCCACGTCTTTcgctctctgtgttgatggtagatactagtttctgtaaaCTTAATTCACTGTTTGCTTATCAGTACTGTATCATCCACATAGCGGAGGTTGTTGATATTATATCCTCCTATACTTATTCCAGGTAGGTCTTGTGTGGTTTTCATGATATTTTCACTGTACAGGAAGAACaggtctggtgatagaacacaaccctgtctgactcCTCACTTTACTGGCTGATATTCACCAATCTCGTTCTCTATCCGTATGGCTGCACTTTGTTGCCAGTAGAGATTCCTGATCATTTTTAGATCTTTTCCTTCGATAGTAATATCTTTAAGCATTTTCATGATGACTTGGTGTTTTACTGTGTCAAAGGCTTTGTGTAGTCAATGAAGCAGAGGTATAGGTCTTGTTGTACTTCTATTGACCTTTTGATAATATTCCTGAGGATATAAGTGGCATTTGATGTtcccttgcctttgacaaagctgcactgttcttcactgatctctggtttaattttgtttcttattctgGGCATGACGATTCTAAGTAGAATttttgtgaggtggctcattaagctaattgttctgtgttgtccacactctgttgcacctggtttctttggcagtgcaatgaatactgcctttaaaagatcttctggtactttgccactgttctatattctattccaTAAGATTGTTAATTTCTCTACACCAAAACCTTCTAGCGTTTCATACAGTTCAACTGGAATGTTATCTGGTCCTGACGATTTCCCCTTTCACATTTTCTTCATAGAATGTTCCACTTCTTCTTTCAGTATTGCTGGGCCCTCGTTGTTGTTGCCAGTATCAAAGTTGTCCTCTCGGTCTTTGTCGTCGTATAGGTCTTTGATGTATTCTGACCATCTTTGCATTATTTTTCCTTCTTCCATAATTGTAGAGCCGTGTTTTGCTTTTATACATCCTGTTGTTGCCCCACTTTTCTTCCGATTTGTGACCACTTTGATCTCGTTGTGCATACGCTTGCTGTTGTTGGTCTTCTGCAATTGTTCTATTAACTTACATTTGTCCTTAAGCCAATTTTCTTTTGCTTCCTTGCACTTGGTTGTTATCTGTGCATGCAAGGATACAAAGGCTTTTTCGTTTTCCTTACATTTTCTTCTTTGTTCCATAAGATTCAGAACTTCTTCTGTCATCCATTTCTCTTTAGCTTTTTTCTGTTGCTGGGAATCACCTCTTGTGCTGCTTGTGTTATGCTGTCTCTGAGGTTTTCCCATTGCTGTTCTATAATAGTGATGTTTTGTACAGCCTCGAATTTGTTCTTCACTGTTATTTGGAATTAATTTTtgatgtcactgttttttctcaaAAGTCCCAAGTTCAGCTTTGGCTCTACTCTTGGTCTTTCTGAATCTCAGGTACATCACGCAGCTTATTGGTACGTGATCACTGCAGCAGTCTGCACCCGGATATGTTTTGCATGATTTCAGAGAAAAGGTAACACCCCGGAAAAGGAGTCTATTCTGGCCTGGCTTTTTTCTTGATCCCGATGTAATCTGCATGATTCTGACATGGGGTCCTCCACTTCTGTGATGGTTGGTCTCCACACAGTTGTCGATGCCAGTGCTCCCAAAATCCTCCACTCTTATTTTCAGATCAATCTATATTTAAATTTTGTTGGCTCgaggtcatctgactgacctgtgtCAACTTCTCATTGGAATTGGTTCAAGGCTACAAGCAGTATTGGTTTATGGCTGTTTCCTCTAGCCTTGTGCCTTAGGTAGCTTCTTTTGTTCTGTCCAGctcagactggttcaaaccagtCTGACCAGGTCAGCCAAACACTGGGCCCAGGTGACCAGATCacagactggttcaaaccagtCTGACCAGGTCAGCCAAACACTGGGTCCAGGTGACCAGATCACAGTCCATTCCTTCTGCAAGCCTGCCACTTTACATAGTGAACAGCTTCTTATTTGAAAGATGAGGAAGTTTGCAGTTTatggagatccaaagcaatgcacacaaactgctggaggaactcagcaagtcaggcagcatctacggaaatgaaaaAACAGGCAATGGTTTGGGCCACAACACTTTTTCAGGACTCCTGGTATCAGGTTCAGCAGATCATCAGCAGAAACTCATGTCCACGTTTAATTGCTCTGATTAAATTATCCCTGAGCAAGAACCAGTTTATCAGTTAACAAAATGGCAGCTGCAAGGGCAGTCTTACAAAATGGTTGTTTCCATTCCTGCAACCACAGGACAAGAACAAAAATTTTTGCTTTGTCCATTTCCACTGCCCCTGCCTCATTTCctattcactgatttgtagattgtAGTTATTTCTGGCCAACAAGTCAAACCAGCATAGGATGTATACTATGAAAGGAGGCATACTAGGGAATTTAATGGAACAAAGAGACTTAGGAGTACAAGTGCATTGTTTGTTGAAAGTGGTAACACAAGCAGACAGGTTGGTGAAAAAGATGTTAACCACACTGGCCTTTATCAGTCAGGAGAGTAAGGAAGGAACTGAATAAGTCACtgttgaggccacacttggaatactgtgtacagttttggtcatcctgttataggaaagatgaggTGAAACTGGAAAGagcacagaaaagattcacaagtaaGTTGCCATGACCTTCGCACTTTCCTGTAATTTCCCTGCACATCTCCTCCTCTATTTCTGTCATTCATTGGTGATCTACAGAACAGACCCAGCATCACAAAGTTCCGTCTACTGTTTCTCAGCTGTATCTAGATAGATTTTGCCTTTAACCTCTGCACCATCTTCTCTGTTCAGCATTAatttgggcagctcctccttccTGAACACTTTGTATCAAGCAATATCTAATACTCAGTTCTACTCCTTTTTAAGCCAAAGTTCTACTATAGCAGCCTCATCATATTCCCAGGTGGCTCTGTGGGCCTCTAGATCACAGCTTTCTTTAACACATTCTATGCATTCTTCTACATGTTTAGTAAACCAGACTTGGTTGTTAAATTACATCCAATTTCATCTACCAAAAAGTCCTTCTGTGATCGATTCTAATGTGATCTGTCTTCTTACGGTGTGGCCTGTAACTTTATCACACCATTTCCTTACTCTGACATTACTTGCTGGTGCACTCCTGTGCTTGCAAAGACTGTCCCTTCCTAAAATACCCAGTTATTACTACTCCTGACGTTGCCAGACCAATTGCCTTCTTAAATACAATCCCTATCTCCTACTTCCAGCttagtttttcttccttctgatGCTACTCTCTGGTTCCCACACGCCTGCCAAACTAAGTCCTCTCCCTCTCAAGTGCTCTCAGACAGCACCAGCAAACTCTCCTGCTAGGATATTATTCCCTTTTCTCCGCAAGTGCAATCCATCTGACTTGTACAAGTTCCTCTTCTCCCAAAAACTGTTTCAGTTCCCCAGTATCTGAAGCCACCTCGTAACTGTCTTTACCTTTCTATTTCTGTACTAACGCATGGGACTGGTAGTACTCACAGATTACAAAGGCTCTTCTTTTTATAATAACTCCTAGGTCCACAACCCTCATCCCTCTTTTTACCTACTATGTCATTGGTAGTACAAAACAGTGCCACTGGAGTGAACTGGAAAAGGGGCTGATTTTCAAAGTAAAATGTTAACCAGTACCTTGCTTCGCTCAGGTTTATATCCAGTACCCCAGATTATCAAATTAAAGGTAAAAGAGGTTCAGACAACTGTGGGTGGTGACTTCTCCGCCTCCTTAGGAGATTAATTCCTAGCCAGAAAGTGATTAAAATTCTACACATCCAAAATCATTCAATAAAGGTAATGCTGTAGGTGTCAGAATGCCATTTTATTTTGAAGTGTGTCCACATCATTTCATGGCATGACTTCCTTATTACAGAAAAGTATAAACATGGTTAAagtataaataaagcaataaGCCAGTGTTAATTGATAGGATAATATAAAAAAACATTTCACTGGGTATAGACTAAGACAGTCATGTTGGGTTTTTTGCATAAATATTAATACTGGCAGTAAAAATAATTGGAATTCACAGAAATACAAATATTGTTTGAACAATGCAGTTAATCTAAAGACAGTAATACTGGCGGTAATTCAAATACTGACTGGAAAATACAAATCAGCAATCATACATTCATGTTTCAATGATTACAGAACCTTGAACTGAATTGCCCAACCCTGGTCAGGAGTAGATGTGGTAGCCTGTGTCCTTCACAAGCAAATCTCCTACATTCACGTTCAAGCAACGTTCTTCCCATTATACTGACAACAATGCTGTCAGGAAAACCATTGCAACAACCTTCATCATACCATTGGACAATTTAAGAAAAGACATGCTGCATGCAGTAGGAATTCTATGTCCCCTGCATTTGCTCAAAATCAGAAAGGAGCAATGCAGCAGGAAAGCCAGAGAGTTGAAACAATAAGGTCAAAGCAAAGTAAGGGCAGAAAAATCTGTGGAAGCTCTTGTTAGCTAAAAGGCAAAAACTGAGCATGTGCAAAATGTTTGAATCTCCACAGCCATCAAGCTAGGATTAGCATAACCATACTGGGATCATCAGTGCACGATCACAGAATCTCAGCTCCATACCATACAAACGATTCTTTTACCAAAAAATCATTCGCCCATAACCTCCCACTTCCTGCCCAATTTCTACAAACAAACTTAACACATACAAAACCTGGTTTAGGATTGGTGCATTGCATCTTGTCTACCCACCAAGTTTGTGCTGACATTCTTGTACATTACACAGTCAACCTATGGCACACTCCTTCTATGGATAGTCAACAGGTTTTTACGTCTTTCTTTCTCCTCCAAGGTGAGTGTGTCAGATCCTTTGCACAATTCCTTTAAATCTTTAAGTTCCTGCAAGACTTTGTCAGCCTCCGACCACTTTGCCACGGCTTCGCTTAGTAACCGTGCAGCACTCCGGCTTGACTGACGGTCATGTGTAATATCACTCTGAGGACAGCGCACACCTTCTGTGTCATCACCTGGACTACAAACTTGTTGCAGAAGTTCCTCTGTTACCTTTAGCTCCAGTGCTATTTCTCCTTCCATTTGTTCCACATTCTCTTTCCTTAGGCCTGCATAAGGAGCTTTAAATACTTTCTTCATTCCTTTTGGCTTGGAATCTGCTAAGATATCTCCCAAGGAAGAACATTTGGCTCTGGATAGATTTGATTTAGCAAGTGAACTAATACTGTTTGTTTCACAAGACAGCTTCTTCACTTCACCATTCTTGGATGCATTTACTTCGAGATTAGGCTCATCTTCTAGCCTATGCGAAACAGTTTCTACAGTGTGTGATAAAGCATTTCCTTTGATCTCCTTGGCCGCTGACTCCTCCCCCTCCTTGGCCGCTGACTCCTCCCCCTCCTTGGCCGCTGACTCCTCCCCCTCCTTGGCTGCTGGTTCCTCTCCCTCCTTGGCTGCTGGTTCCTCTCCCTCCTTGGCTGCAGGCTCCTTCCCCTCCTCGGGAGTTGGCTCTTCCTTGGCTGCAGGCTCATCCCCTTCATTTGCCACTGGCTCCTCACTGTGACTAACCGCAAGTTCTGACCCATCATCCACTTTTACTTTACTGGGCTTGATCTTCGGCATGAGGACAGGCATATTCTTGCTGGTGTTGTCACGAACTTTTGCCTTTGATTGCTCTTCACTTGTATCTTCAGTGGTAAGACTGTAAACACCAAGTTCCAATCGCTGCATTCCATCAGACACAGCCGAGGCAACCTAACATTTAAAAAGAAACTATGAGAGTCTATTGATACTTTTTAACATGACTATAAACTTTAATCAAAAGTGAAAAGAAAtgataaacttggccacaaacacAAATCAGCTGCAAATCTTGAGCACACAaagtgtcaggcagcatcag is a window of Mobula birostris isolate sMobBir1 chromosome 14, sMobBir1.hap1, whole genome shotgun sequence DNA encoding:
- the LOC140209835 gene encoding uncharacterized protein isoform X2; the protein is MGEGGSPGQAGWVRKQCSRGLLGGAWKERYIRLDKGRLLIYEQQGDAQCEETVDLGKYQCCQELRGLLKKRKQFRLVLVRCSGAKVPEPKFQVPNAEEKDLWLNALNEAIKEANNEQFDKVTVDEKNSLDHLTRDRVKINHTRRPPTRQHRREVASAVSDGMQRLELGVYSLTTEDTSEEQSKAKVRDNTSKNMPVLMPKIKPSKVKVDDGSELAVSHSEEPVANEGDEPAAKEEPTPEEGKEPAAKEGEEPAAKEGEEPAAKEGEESAAKEGEESAAKEGEESAAKEIKGNALSHTVETVSHRLEDEPNLEVNASKNGEVKKLSCETNSISSLAKSNLSRAKCSSLGDILADSKPKGMKKVFKAPYAGLRKENVEQMEGEIALELKVTEELLQQVCSPGDDTEGVRCPQSDITHDRQSSRSAARLLSEAVAKWSEADKVLQELKDLKELCKGSDTLTLEEKERRKNLLTIHRRSVP
- the LOC140209835 gene encoding uncharacterized protein isoform X1, with the translated sequence MGEQGGSPGQAGWVRKQCSRGLLGGAWKERYIRLDKGRLLIYEQQGDAQCEETVDLGKYQCCQELRGLLKKRKQFRLVLVRCSGAKVPEPKFQVPNAEEKDLWLNALNEAIKEANNEQFDKVTVDEKNSLDHLTRDRVKINHTRRPPTRQHRREVASAVSDGMQRLELGVYSLTTEDTSEEQSKAKVRDNTSKNMPVLMPKIKPSKVKVDDGSELAVSHSEEPVANEGDEPAAKEEPTPEEGKEPAAKEGEEPAAKEGEEPAAKEGEESAAKEGEESAAKEGEESAAKEIKGNALSHTVETVSHRLEDEPNLEVNASKNGEVKKLSCETNSISSLAKSNLSRAKCSSLGDILADSKPKGMKKVFKAPYAGLRKENVEQMEGEIALELKVTEELLQQVCSPGDDTEGVRCPQSDITHDRQSSRSAARLLSEAVAKWSEADKVLQELKDLKELCKGSDTLTLEEKERRKNLLTIHRRSVP